A genomic region of Oryza glaberrima chromosome 1, OglaRS2, whole genome shotgun sequence contains the following coding sequences:
- the LOC127776677 gene encoding uncharacterized protein LOC127776677, producing MPAEAVVSPLPSLMPVSTGSTDTSGFSSFPSSSPNRGVPIDKIRRRTVRAPLAPFVIAQTDRFPLFLRDNRIDPSHSHRRSTARRRHAAAIPPVRYYVPFEEADDRSHDLEDEEPYCPPPLSPPYSPAQSPPPPTSPAYHNDHADHTTNSCTFTSAGGAYSYTITSANVGDYFYLDDDADAMDEDKPDEPENRPDPLVVLQQAESLAECALQHYNGDAANEVKYELVAATATASDFMDCWDAFYYHVNFFARAAAGADDQAAPRFFFAELRHRTAMLPTCLVSLDNDDEIQMDPQPLCCFDDVPLGVVIKHPKGWKMIDRDNTLISSPSV from the exons ATGCCAGCGGAGGCTGTGGTCTCTCCCTTGCCTTCCCTGATGCCGGTGAGCACGGGCTCCACCGACACCAGCggcttctcctccttcccttcgTCCTCACCCAACAGGG GGGTGCCCATCGATAAAATCAGGCGGCGGACGGTGCGTGCGCCGCTTGCTCCATTCGTTATAGCGCAAACCGATCgatttcctctcttcctccgaGACAATCGAATCGATCCGTCTCACTCTCATCGTCGATCGACTGCCCGCCGCCGTCATGCCGCTGCTATACCGCCGGTGAGGTACTACGTGCCGTTCGAAGAAGCGGACGACAGGAGCCACGACCTCGAGGATGAGGAGCCTTATTGTCCTCCGCCACTGTCGCCGCCTTATTCTCCGGcacagtcgccgccgccgcccacgtctCCCGCCTACCACAACGACCATGCCGATCACACCACGAACAGCTGCACCTTCAcgagcgccggcggcgcgtaCAGCTACACCATCACGAGCGCCAACGTCGGGGACTACTTCTActtggacgacgacgccgacgccatggATGAGGACAAGCCAGATGAGCCGGAGAATCGCCCGGACCCGCTGGTGGTGCTGCAGCAGGCGGAGTCCCTCGCGGAGTGCGCGCTGCAGCACTACAACGGCGACGCCGCCAACGAGGTCAAGTacgagctcgtcgccgccaccgccacggcgagCGACTTCATGGACTGCTGGGACGCCTTCTACTACCACGTCAACTTCTTCGCcagggccgccgccggcgccgatgaTCAGGCTGCTCcgcgcttcttcttcgccgagCTGCGCCACCGCACCGCCATGCTCCCGACCTGCCTCGTCTCCTTGGACAACGACGACGAGATACAGATGGATCCCCAGCCTTTGTGTTGCTTTGATGACGTGCCGCTTGGTGTCGTCATCAAGCATCCAAAGGGTTGGAAGATGATCGATCGGGACAATACTCTTATCAGTTCCCCTTCCGTGTAA
- the LOC127760827 gene encoding uncharacterized protein LOC127760827, which yields MPMPPAVRYYVPCEEADDIHDLGEEEQFCPLPLSPPYSPAQPSPPPTSPPASPTLLPTSPLSDDHADHTTDSLITFASTVDVAADDDFYFDFDFDADDDAMDEKHAEYLAECALKHYNGDAANEAKYELVAASATASGFMDCRGASHFHVSFFARAAGAGAAEAAPRFFLAELHHRIAMLPTTCVVSLNNDDEIQMDPQPSGC from the coding sequence ATGCCGATGCCACCGGCGGTGAGATACTACGTGCCGTGCGAAGAAGCGGACGACATCCACGACctcggggaggaggagcagtttTGTCCTCTGCCACTGTCGCCGCCTTATTCCCCGGcacagccgtcgccgccgccgacatcgccaccgGCATCGCCGACGCTGCTGCCCACGTCTCCTCTCTCCGACGACCATGCCGATCACACCACGGACAGCTTGATCACCTTCGCGAGcaccgtcgacgtcgccgcggaCGACGACTTCTACTTCGACTTCGActtcgacgccgacgacgacgccatggaTGAGAAGCACGCGGAATACCTCGCGGAGTGCGCGCTGAAGCACTACAACGGCGACGCCGCCAACGAGGCCAAGTacgagctcgtcgccgcctccgccacggcGAGCGGCTTCATGGACTGCCGCGGCGCCTCCCACTTCCACGTCAGCTTCTTCGCCagggccgccggcgccggcgcggcggaggcggctcccCGCTTCTTCTTGGCCGAGCTGCACCACCGCATCGCCATGCTCCCGACGACCTGCGTCGTCTCATTGAACAACGACGACGAGATACAGATGGATCCCCAGCCTTCCGGTTGCTAG